A portion of the Streptomyces platensis genome contains these proteins:
- a CDS encoding non-ribosomal peptide synthetase, which translates to MKKQSALEDVLPLTPLQEGMFFHSWYDDEAVDVYGVQMVLALDGPLRPDLLRASVAALLKRHPNLRAGFRQRANGQPFQVIHREVPLPWEELDLTDRDDAARRLAEFLAADRARRFPLDRPPLMRFTLVRLGPDRYRLVLSNHHLLLDGWSTPILVRELFTLYEHGGDDRALPPVVPQRTYFSWLAAQDDAGCERAWQQALDALPGPSLVAPADPGRAPVAPQRVVAAFPEGFGGDLDRFARQRGLTVNTLVQGAWAVVLGRLTGRDDVVFGTLVSGRPPEVAGIESMVGMFINTVPVRVRLDAGAPVADNLARLQDEQTALLSRHHLSLARIQRLAGTGDLFDTFMVFENFPGDDGTRPSYAGVRVEVAEGHDSAHYPLRVVAGLTGQRLQIELEYRPDLFDRDEAAAVLGALEGVLGEIVAGPGQAVAGLTCPLPAAFRRLDAAPAPGPGADDEAEVLPPVARTAFSATEEILRGLFESVLGRPCPGVDDSFFTLGGQSLTAIRLLSRIRAAFGVELPVRSVFESPTVAGLAARLAQADTTRPALVRAAVRPEQLPMSYAQRGLWFAFQLEGTGPTYNIPLPLRLRGALDRDALRAAVGDVIERHEALRTRFTEVAGAPCQIVLPHEEARPELEYVTLDGEEQLAAALAERTGRGFDLAGELPLRVTLLRISDREHVLLLLMHHIVSDGSSLAPLVRDLSVAYGARLRGGAPRWQPLPVQYADYALWQRELLGSEDDPGSVLAQQLAYWRDQLAGAPELLDLPLDRPRPAAASHRGATAPFTLDAATHERLAELARRSDATVFMVLQAGLAVLLSRLGAGSDIPVSTVVAGRTDESLEELVGYFVNNLVLRTDVSGDPTFLELLGRVRETDLAAYAHQDVPFERVVEAVNPTRTLSHAPLAQVALILQNTGSATLELPGLDVSFEGEAEGAAKVDLAFNLSESRTAEGRPAGIGGLLEFAADLFDPATARLLTERLARVLAEACAGPELPVSRLEVLSPDERDALLQDGPHRRPAPSAATFAELFERQVRRAPDRPALETDGVIGYAELNERANQLARLLVTRGAGPERAVAVALPPSGHLAEAVLAVQKAGAVYLPLDPGYPAERLTAMVSDAAPVLLLTTAALADRLPETGAVPVLLVDDATTTTACAALSGADLTDAERTAPLRLDHPAYTIFTSGTTGRPKGVVVTHTGLAAFAANQAAHYGVEEGSRALQLASPSFDVSVAEFFWSLLCGGCLVVPEGTPTGAELVEVLRERRISHLMIPPSVLAEVPRTALPELKVMITGAEVLPAELAGFWGRDRTLINAYGPTEATCDVSFAIRDPRTADGAAVIGRPIDGARVYLLDAALQPVPSGVVGELYVSGTGVARGYLHQPAVTADRFVADPFGAPGSRMYRTGDLAYWDGEGQLRFCGRADSQVKVRGFRIELGEVQAAVSRCAGVGRAVVTVREDRPGDRRLVAYVQQAPDEPPLSPAAVRDETSALLPSYMTPSAFVVVDSWPLTPNGKLDHRALPAPAPVTGRATRPPASPQEELLCRLFAEVLGAEQVGVDDNFFELGGHSLLATRLVSRLAALLGGAPALRDVFAAPTPARLAAQLDGGGSSAFEVLLPLRTAGRTAPLFCVHPVAGFSWRYSALLGALSPDHPVYALQSRGLDGTEAPARSLDEMAEDYIREIRRVQPEGPYHLLGWSLGGIMAHAVATALQAQGQEVALLAVLDAYPAPADGPGTGGPEEILTQMYEGYAGIYGLPEGTSPELPDTGVMRARITDWLGRGESELRHLDDAQRAVALDIMVNNVTLTNARRPDRFRGTMLLVVATQKQQEWTSPQAWKEFLDGELEIHEVDCEHARMLEPAPAADICAVLAPRIAGPRDATAAAAAGSTR; encoded by the coding sequence ATGAAAAAGCAGTCCGCGCTGGAAGACGTCCTTCCGCTGACGCCGCTCCAGGAAGGCATGTTCTTCCACTCCTGGTACGACGACGAGGCGGTCGACGTCTACGGCGTCCAGATGGTCCTCGCCCTCGACGGACCGCTGCGCCCGGACCTGCTCAGGGCATCGGTGGCGGCGCTCCTCAAACGCCACCCCAACCTGCGGGCGGGCTTCCGGCAGCGGGCGAACGGCCAGCCGTTCCAGGTGATCCACCGCGAGGTGCCGCTCCCCTGGGAGGAACTCGACCTCACGGACCGGGACGACGCCGCGCGGCGGCTGGCGGAGTTCCTCGCCGCCGACCGCGCCCGCCGCTTCCCGCTCGACCGCCCGCCGCTGATGCGGTTCACCCTGGTGCGGCTCGGGCCCGACCGGTACCGGCTGGTGCTCTCCAACCACCATCTGCTGCTGGACGGCTGGTCCACCCCGATCCTCGTACGGGAGCTGTTCACCCTGTACGAGCACGGGGGCGACGACCGGGCCCTGCCGCCGGTCGTGCCGCAGCGCACCTACTTCAGCTGGCTGGCCGCCCAGGACGACGCCGGGTGCGAGCGGGCCTGGCAGCAGGCGCTCGACGCGCTGCCCGGCCCCTCGCTGGTGGCGCCCGCCGACCCGGGCCGGGCGCCGGTCGCACCGCAGCGGGTGGTGGCCGCGTTCCCCGAGGGCTTCGGCGGGGACCTCGACCGGTTCGCCCGGCAGCGCGGGCTGACCGTCAACACCCTGGTCCAGGGCGCCTGGGCGGTGGTCCTGGGCCGGCTCACCGGCCGCGACGACGTGGTCTTCGGGACCCTGGTCTCCGGCCGCCCGCCGGAGGTCGCCGGGATCGAGTCGATGGTCGGGATGTTCATCAACACCGTCCCGGTCCGGGTACGGCTCGACGCGGGCGCCCCGGTCGCGGACAACCTCGCCCGGCTCCAGGACGAACAGACCGCGCTGCTCAGCCGGCACCACCTCAGCCTCGCCCGGATCCAGCGCCTGGCCGGGACCGGCGATCTCTTCGACACCTTCATGGTGTTCGAGAACTTCCCCGGGGACGACGGCACCCGGCCCTCGTACGCGGGCGTGCGGGTCGAGGTCGCCGAGGGCCATGACTCCGCGCACTACCCGCTGCGAGTGGTCGCCGGTCTCACCGGGCAGCGGCTCCAGATCGAGCTGGAATACCGTCCCGACCTCTTCGACCGGGACGAGGCCGCGGCCGTACTCGGCGCGCTGGAAGGCGTACTGGGCGAGATCGTCGCCGGCCCCGGGCAGGCCGTGGCCGGCCTCACCTGCCCGCTGCCGGCCGCGTTCCGGCGACTGGACGCCGCCCCGGCTCCCGGGCCGGGTGCCGACGACGAGGCCGAGGTGCTGCCTCCGGTCGCCAGGACGGCGTTCTCGGCCACCGAGGAGATCCTCCGCGGCCTCTTCGAAAGCGTGCTGGGCCGCCCCTGCCCGGGTGTCGACGACAGCTTCTTCACGCTGGGCGGGCAGTCGCTCACCGCGATCCGGCTGCTCAGCCGGATCCGCGCGGCCTTCGGCGTGGAGCTGCCGGTGCGGTCCGTCTTCGAGTCCCCGACGGTGGCCGGGCTGGCCGCCCGGCTGGCGCAGGCGGACACCACCCGCCCGGCCCTGGTGCGGGCGGCCGTGCGCCCGGAGCAGCTGCCGATGTCGTACGCCCAGCGCGGTCTGTGGTTCGCCTTCCAACTGGAGGGCACCGGCCCGACCTACAACATCCCGCTGCCGCTGCGGCTGCGCGGCGCCCTGGACCGGGACGCGCTGCGGGCCGCGGTGGGCGATGTGATCGAGCGGCACGAGGCGCTGCGCACCCGCTTCACGGAGGTGGCCGGTGCGCCCTGCCAGATCGTGCTGCCCCACGAGGAGGCCCGCCCGGAGCTGGAGTACGTGACGCTCGACGGCGAGGAGCAGCTGGCCGCCGCCCTGGCCGAGCGGACCGGGCGCGGCTTCGACCTGGCCGGGGAACTCCCGCTGCGGGTCACGCTGCTGCGGATCTCGGACCGGGAGCATGTGCTGCTGCTCCTCATGCACCACATCGTGAGCGACGGCTCCTCGCTGGCGCCGCTGGTCCGGGACCTCTCGGTGGCGTACGGGGCGCGGCTGCGGGGCGGCGCGCCCCGGTGGCAGCCGCTGCCGGTGCAGTACGCCGACTACGCGCTGTGGCAGCGGGAGCTGCTGGGGTCCGAGGACGACCCGGGCAGCGTGCTGGCGCAGCAACTCGCCTACTGGCGGGACCAGTTGGCGGGCGCGCCGGAGTTGCTGGACCTGCCGCTGGACCGTCCCCGCCCGGCGGCCGCCAGTCACCGCGGCGCGACCGCGCCGTTCACCCTGGACGCCGCGACACATGAGCGGCTGGCCGAGCTGGCCCGGCGGTCCGACGCCACGGTCTTCATGGTGCTCCAGGCCGGACTCGCGGTCCTGCTGTCGCGGCTCGGCGCGGGCAGCGACATCCCGGTCAGCACCGTGGTGGCCGGGCGCACCGACGAGTCGCTGGAGGAGCTGGTCGGTTACTTCGTCAACAACCTCGTCCTGCGCACCGATGTGTCCGGCGACCCGACCTTCCTGGAGCTGCTGGGGCGCGTCCGCGAGACCGATCTGGCCGCGTACGCGCACCAGGACGTCCCCTTCGAGCGGGTCGTCGAGGCGGTCAACCCCACCCGGACGCTGTCCCACGCACCGCTCGCCCAGGTGGCGCTGATCCTCCAGAACACCGGCAGCGCCACCCTGGAACTGCCGGGCCTCGATGTCTCCTTCGAGGGCGAGGCCGAGGGGGCCGCCAAGGTCGACCTCGCGTTCAACCTGAGCGAGTCCCGTACGGCCGAGGGCCGCCCGGCGGGGATCGGCGGTCTGCTCGAATTCGCCGCTGACCTCTTCGACCCGGCGACCGCCCGGCTGCTCACCGAGCGTCTGGCGCGGGTGCTGGCCGAGGCCTGCGCCGGCCCCGAGCTGCCGGTCAGCCGCCTGGAGGTGCTCTCCCCCGACGAGCGCGACGCGCTGCTCCAGGACGGGCCGCACCGGCGCCCCGCCCCGTCGGCCGCCACCTTCGCCGAGCTCTTCGAGCGCCAGGTGCGCCGCGCCCCGGACCGCCCCGCGCTGGAGACGGACGGCGTCATCGGCTACGCGGAACTCAACGAGCGCGCCAACCAGTTGGCGCGGCTCCTCGTCACCCGCGGGGCGGGCCCCGAGCGCGCGGTCGCGGTCGCACTGCCGCCCTCCGGGCACCTCGCGGAGGCGGTCCTCGCCGTGCAGAAGGCCGGTGCGGTCTATCTGCCGCTGGACCCGGGCTATCCGGCGGAGCGGCTGACCGCGATGGTGTCGGACGCCGCGCCCGTCCTGCTGCTGACCACCGCCGCGCTCGCGGACCGGCTGCCGGAGACCGGTGCGGTGCCGGTGCTGCTGGTGGACGATGCCACCACCACGACCGCGTGCGCCGCACTGTCCGGCGCGGACCTGACCGACGCGGAGCGCACCGCCCCGCTGCGACTCGACCACCCGGCGTACACCATCTTCACCTCCGGCACCACGGGCCGCCCCAAGGGCGTCGTGGTCACCCACACCGGGCTGGCCGCGTTCGCCGCCAACCAGGCCGCGCACTACGGCGTCGAGGAGGGCAGCCGGGCGCTCCAGCTCGCCTCGCCCAGCTTCGATGTCTCGGTGGCGGAGTTCTTCTGGTCGCTGCTGTGCGGCGGGTGCCTGGTCGTCCCGGAGGGGACTCCCACCGGCGCGGAGCTGGTCGAGGTGCTCCGGGAGCGCCGGATCAGCCATCTGATGATCCCGCCGTCGGTGCTGGCCGAAGTGCCCCGGACCGCACTGCCGGAGCTGAAGGTGATGATCACCGGCGCGGAGGTGCTGCCCGCCGAGCTCGCCGGGTTCTGGGGCCGGGACCGGACGCTGATCAACGCCTACGGCCCCACCGAGGCCACCTGCGATGTCAGCTTCGCGATCCGGGACCCGCGGACCGCGGACGGCGCCGCGGTCATCGGGCGGCCGATCGACGGCGCCCGGGTGTATCTGCTGGACGCGGCCCTTCAGCCGGTGCCGTCCGGTGTGGTCGGCGAGCTGTACGTCTCCGGCACCGGCGTGGCCCGCGGCTATCTCCACCAGCCGGCGGTGACCGCGGACCGCTTCGTCGCCGACCCGTTCGGCGCCCCCGGCTCCCGGATGTACCGCACCGGTGACCTGGCGTACTGGGACGGCGAAGGGCAGCTCCGTTTCTGCGGCCGGGCCGACAGCCAGGTCAAGGTGCGCGGCTTCCGGATCGAACTCGGCGAGGTGCAGGCGGCGGTGAGCCGGTGCGCCGGAGTGGGCCGCGCCGTGGTGACCGTCCGCGAGGACCGGCCGGGCGACCGCCGCCTGGTGGCCTACGTCCAGCAGGCGCCGGACGAGCCGCCGTTGAGCCCGGCGGCGGTACGGGACGAGACCTCCGCGCTGCTCCCCTCGTACATGACGCCCTCGGCGTTCGTCGTCGTCGACAGCTGGCCGCTGACGCCGAACGGCAAGCTCGACCACCGGGCGCTGCCCGCGCCCGCCCCGGTCACCGGGCGGGCCACCCGGCCGCCGGCCTCCCCGCAGGAGGAGCTGCTGTGCCGGCTCTTCGCGGAGGTCCTGGGGGCCGAACAGGTCGGCGTGGACGACAACTTCTTCGAGCTCGGCGGGCATTCGCTGCTGGCCACCCGGCTGGTGAGCCGCCTCGCGGCGCTGCTGGGCGGCGCCCCGGCGCTGCGCGATGTGTTCGCCGCACCGACCCCGGCCCGGCTCGCCGCCCAGCTCGACGGCGGCGGCAGCAGCGCCTTCGAGGTGCTGCTGCCGCTGCGCACGGCGGGCCGCACCGCGCCGCTGTTCTGTGTGCACCCGGTCGCCGGATTCAGCTGGCGCTACTCGGCACTGCTCGGCGCCCTGAGCCCCGACCACCCGGTGTACGCCCTCCAGTCCCGGGGTCTGGACGGCACGGAGGCGCCCGCCCGTTCCCTCGACGAGATGGCCGAGGACTACATCCGCGAGATCCGCCGGGTGCAGCCGGAGGGCCCGTACCACCTGCTGGGCTGGTCGCTCGGCGGGATCATGGCGCATGCGGTGGCCACCGCGCTCCAGGCGCAGGGCCAGGAGGTGGCGCTGCTCGCGGTGCTCGACGCCTACCCGGCGCCTGCCGACGGCCCCGGCACCGGCGGCCCCGAGGAGATCCTCACGCAGATGTACGAGGGCTACGCCGGGATCTACGGGCTGCCCGAGGGCACCTCCCCGGAGCTGCCGGACACCGGCGTGATGCGGGCCCGGATCACCGACTGGCTGGGCCGCGGCGAGAGCGAGCTGCGCCATCTCGACGACGCGCAGCGAGCCGTGGCGCTGGACATCATGGTGAACAACGTGACGCTCACCAACGCACGCCGCCCCGACCGGTTCCGCGGCACGATGCTGCTGGTGGTGGCCACGCAGAAGCAGCAGGAGTGGACCAGCCCGCAGGCCTGGAAGGAGTTCCTCGACGGCGAGCTGGAGATCCACGAGGTGGACTGCGAGCACGCCAGGATGCTGGAGCCGGCGCCGGCCGCCGACATCTGCGCCGTCCTCGCACCGCGGATCGCCGGGCCACGGGACGCCACGGCCGCCGCGGCGGCGGGGAGCACCCGATGA